The window GAAAACCGGACGTCACACGTCCTCTCTTAAAGAAGTGCGTAAAGCGAACCGCCGTCGTTGGGCGAACGTTGCGGCCAAAACCGTGACGCGGGATCTGACCAAGCAGCTCCGGGCCGCCATCGCGGCCAAGGACGCCGCCCAGGTGAAGACCCTTTTGCCCAAGGCGATGTCCTCGTGGAAGAAGATGGGCAACCGTCACACCGTCCACCCGGCCAACGCGGCCCGCAAGATCGCCCGGCTCTCCGTCGCGGCGCGCAAAGTCCTCTCCGCTTAATCGGACAACTCGGACTTCGTCAGGGACAGCACCAAGCGCGTTAAATCCGCGTCGGGATCGCTGCGCCCCGTCTTCAGGACGTGGTCCGCTTCGACCAGCGCGTCCGTGGCGCCGAGGAGTTCGTCCCAGGACCACCGCGACACCGCCGCCCGCAGGTCCCGCTGCACATCGAGGGATTTGACCCGCAGGGTTTCAAAAATGGCCCGGTCGTCCCCTTTTTTCTCCAGGAACAACGCTTTCGCCATCCAAATTTTCTGAACGGCCCGCACCACCTGGGGCAACAACCCCTCCACCGAATCCCCCCGCTCCTTTTGCGCGGTCAAGACCCCGAGGGATTTTTTGCGGTCGCGCCGCCACAGGGCGCGCTCCCACTCCATAAATTGGAAACTCACCCGCTCGCCGCGCAGGGCCCCGACGTCTTCGACGGAGATGGCGGGCCGGTCCTTGACGTAGAGGGCCAATTTCCCGATTTCCTGGTAGAGATCGGGCAAGGACGGGCCCACGGCGTCCAACAGGGCGTCCGCGGCCGCGCGGTCCATGCGTTTTTTGAAGCGCCCGGCCCGGTCGGCCACCCACTGGGGCAATTGGTTTTCAAAGGGAGGCCAAAACACCGCCACGGCCCCGGCCCCTTTCACGGCCTGGACCAAAACCGTCCGCTGATCGGGCCGTTCGTCCCACAGCAGGACCAGGCAATTGCTGGCGGGAAGGCCGTCGACCCCGTCGGCCAGTCGGTTCATGTCCGCCGTGCCGAGCCCGTCCGCCCGCCGGACGGCGACCATCCGCCGACCGCCGAAAAACGGCAACGTCGCCGCCGCCGACAGGATTTTTCCGGCGTCGGCTTCGTTGCCGTCGAACAAATCCAGGTTCATGACCCCGTCCGCGCCCAAAAACGCCGTTTTGAGTCTTTCGAAAGTCTCATCGCGGGCGAGGGTGTCGGGCCCGGCGAAAAGGTAAACCCGGTGGAAGTCCCCCTTGTCCCAGCCGCGCGCCAGGGCGCCGGCGTCGGCGTCGGTTTTAAAAGCCATCACAGGGTCAATACGGCGGCGGGGAAGGAACGTCCGTTTCTTCCGGGGGCGCGGGAACCGGGGAGGACGCGTCCGGGGCGGGAATGGTTTTCTCGGGCACTTTGCGGGCGCTCGCCCCCGTGACCGATCCGAACCCCTCCAGGGTCCGCTTCACGATGTCCCGGGCGAACAAATCCCACAGGCGTTCGCGGGCTTCCTCTTCGGTCAACCCGGCGGGTTGGGTCTCCACCACGTAAATGTAATCCCCCTCCAAACGCTTTTCCTCCCAGAGAATGCGTTTTTCCACCCGATCGAGGAACCGCACGTCCATGATCACCCACAGGCGGTATTCCAGAGGTTGGTTGGCGGCGTCGTAGGTCGTGACTTGGCGGATGTAATTGACGATTTCCCCCTCCACGATGCCGTCGGCCGTGGCTTCGGTGCTCACGTAGGGCAACCGGCCGTCGCGGATGAATTCCTGCTCCACGCGCAGGCGCAGTTTGTCCTCGAGACCGAAAAACTGGGTCCGGTTTTGGAAGGGCCGTAAACTCACCCGCTGAATGTGCGGGGGCAGCGTGATGTTCGCCCCGCCCGAATAACCGGCCATCTCCCCGCATCCCGCGAGGGCCCACCCGGCCGCCACCGCCCACACGCCGACGGATCTTTTCATTTGTCGCCTCCGTTTCCGTTGATGGGGGCCGTCACAAAGCTCACCATGCGGCCCGGTACGTGGATCTCTTTGATGACTTTTTGCGATTGGAGGGACTCCCGTATTTTCGGCAAGGCCCGTGCCGCGGCCAGCACCTCGGCCGGGGGCGCGTTCACGGCCACCGTCAAACGGTCCTTCAATTTTCCATTGATCTGCACAGGGATCTCCACGCGGTCTTCCGTGACCAAAGACGGGTCGTGCCGGGGCCAGGGCGCGAGCGACGCGAGGCTCTTCTTCCCCAGGCGTTCCCACATTTCCTCCGCCAGGTGCGGCGCGAAGGGGCAAAGCAGCAACGCCAGGGTTTCCCGATCCGCCGCCGTCGCGCCGCCCGCGAGGGCGTTCACGTACTCCATGAGCGCGGAAATCGCCGTGTTGAATTTGAAGTTCTCCACCCGTTCCGTCACCGCCCGGATGGTGCGGTGGCGCAGGCGCGCGTGGGGGTCCCCCGCCGCCGTCGCCGCGTCCAGCGCCCGCCACGCTTTTTGAAGAAAGCGGGTCACGCCTTCCACCGTGCGCATGTCCCAGGGCTTTTCCGCTTCGAAATCGCCCATGAACATTTCGTAAAGGCGCATGGCGTCCGCGCCGTGTGGACCGATGACATCGTCGGGGCTGATGACGTTCTTTTTGGATTTGGACATCTTTTCCTTCAGTTCCGTCAGAACCTCGCCCGTGGCTTTCAACTTGGGCGCGGCCCCCGCGAAATCGATCTCGTCATAGCCGTGGTAGGCGCCCAGGGCGTCCCGGTAACTGTAGGAGAGAATCATGCCCTGGTGCCGCAGCTTTTGGAAGGGCTCCTTCGTCGAAACAAGACCCAGATCAAACAGCACTTTGTGCCAAAACCGGGAATACAACAGGTGCAGCACGGCGTGCTCCGCGCCGCCGACGTAGAGGTCCACGCCCGTCGTTCCCATCCAAAAACGCTCCGCCGCCGCCGACCAGGCGGCTTGCGCGTTGCGGGGATCGAGGTAACGGAGGTAGTACCAGCAGGAGCCCGCCCACTGGGGCATGGTGTTCGTTTCCCGACGGGCCGCGGCGCCGCAGGTCGGGCAGGTGGTTTGGACCCAACTTTCGACCGCGGCCAAGGGGGATTCGCCCGTGCCCGTCGGCTCGTATTTTTGCACCTCGGGCAGGCGCACCGGCAGTTGGTCTTCCGGCACCGGCACCGCGCCGCAACGCGCGCAATGCACGATGGGGATGGGCTCGCCCCAATAACGTTGCCGCGAGAACACCCAATCCCGCAAACGGTAATTGACCGCGGCCCGCCCCGCGCCGCGTTCCGCCAACCAGGCCGTGATCTTTCTTCGAAACTCCGCCGTCGTCAAACCGTCGAAGGCCCCGCTGTTCACGGCGACGCCTTCGATGTCAAAAGCTTCCTTCATTGTTTCCGGAAGCGGGGGACCGGCCCTCGCCGGAGCCACAACCACTCGGATCGGGATCTCAAATTTTCTGGCGAACTCGAAATCCCGTTGATCGTGGGCCGGCACCGCCATGATGGCCCCCGTGCCGTAGCTGATCAAAACATAGTCGGCCACCCAGACGGGGATCTTTTCCCCGTTCACGGGGTTCGTCACCGTTCCGCCCGTGAACACCCCCGTTTTGTCCTTGGCCAAGTCGGTGCGCTCCAAATCGGACTTGTGGCGCGCCGCCTGGCGGTAGGCGTCGACCGCGGTTTTCCGGTCGGGGGTCGTGAAGGCGTCCACATCGGGGTGCTCGGGGGCCAACACCATGTAGGTGGCCCCGAAGAGCGTGTCCGGACGGGTGGTGAATACCGTCATCGCTTTACCCACGGCGGCGGTCGGCGAGGCCCCCGTGAATTTCACTTCGGCCCCTTCGGAGCGCCCGATCCAGTTCCGTTGCATGGCCAAGGTGGACTCGGGCCAATCCAAACCTGCCAAGTCGCTCAACAGACGGTCGGCGTAGGCCGTGATTTTCAAAATCCATTGGCGCAGATTCCGTCGTTCGACGGCCGTGCCGCAACGCTCGCAGGCCCCTTGGTGCACCTCTTCGTTGGCGAGGCCGGTTTTGCACGACGGGCAAAAGTTGATGGGCGCGACGCCTTCAACGGCCAATCCCCTTTTAAAAAGTTGGAGGAAGATCCACTGGGTCCATTGGTAATAGGCGGGGTCGGTGGTGTCGATTTCCCGGTCCCAGTCGTAGGAGAAACCCAGCGCTTTGATTTGCCGTCGGAAGTTGGCCACGTTGGCCTGGGTCACGGCGCGGGGGTGTTGGCCCGTGGCGATGGCGTGGTTCTCGGCGGGCAGCCCGAAGGCGTCCCAACCCATGGGGTGAAGCACGTTGAAGCCCTGCATGCGTTTGAGGCGGGAAAGGATGTCCGTGGCGGTGTAACCCTCGGGGTGGCCCACGTGAAGCCCCGCGGCCGACGGGTAGGGGAACATGTCCAAAATGTAGAGCTTCGGTTTGGCCGGGTCTTCGGCGGCGCGGAAGGCGCGGGACTCCTCCCAACGGCGCTGCCATTTGGGCTCGATGGTCTTCGGATCAAAAGGTTCGGTCATTGTCTCACCAGACGCATTAGCATTTCCCGGTTGCCCTCGGGCCCCAGCACCGGGCAGTCGATGTCGCCCCGCACGGCGAATCCCGCCGCCAACGCCCGGGCCGTCGTTTCCCGCCGCACGCGTTCCCGCACCGCCGGGTCCCGCACCACCCCTTTGGGGGCGTCTTTCGGCCCCGCTTCGAACTGGGGCTTGACCAGGACGATGAACTCCGTGCCCGCGTCGAACAGGGCCGCCAGGGCCGGCAGCACTTTTTCCAGGGAGATGAACGAGACGTCCACCGTCACCAGCCCCGCCCGATCGCCCTCCGCGAAGGCGTCGACGTCCGCCCGGGACAATTTCAGCGCGTGGCACTTTTCGCGGTTGACCACGCGGGGGTCGTTGCGCAGCTTCCAATGCAGTTGGCCGTGCCCCACGTCCACGGCCAAGACTTTTTTCGCCCCGGCTTGAAGCAAACAATCGGTGAACCCGCCGGTCGACGCGCCGATGTCGACGCACACCCGGCCCTTCGGATCGACGCCGAAGGCGTCGAGGGCGGCCCGCATTTTCAACCCGCCCCGGGACACGTAGGGCAAATCCTCGATCAACTCCAGGGGTTGGTCCGTCGCCACTTTCTCCCCGGGTTTCAGTTTTTTCACGCCCGGGGCCCGGATTTTTCCAGCCAGGATCAACGCCTGCGCCCGGGCTCCGGTCTCCGCCAATCCCCGTTGAACCAACAATTGGTCCAGCCGAATTTTTTCCAGGTTCGTTTACTTAACCGCCAACCGCTGCCGGTGCAACTCCTTGACCCGCTCCGCGATTTTCGCGGCGGAGAGGCCCACCTTGTCGCGCAGTTTGGCCTGGGTGCCGTGCTCGACGAAACTGTCCGGCAGGGCGATGGTCCGCACGGGGACATTGTCCCCCTCGAGGGCCTCGCGCACGGCGTCGCCGAACCCGCCGATGAAGGTGTTTTCCTCCACGGTGATCAAAAGCGGCGACCGGCGCGCGGTCTCCAAAATGAAATCCCGATCGATGGGCTTGGCGAAGCGCGCGTTGACCACCCCGACGCGCAGCCCTTCGCGGCCCAACTGCTCGGCCGCCTCCAAACAAACTTGGACGGGCTGGCCAAAGGCCAACAGGGTGGCGTCGGCGCCCTCCCGCAGGACCTCCCCTTTGCCGATGGGCAAAAGCTTTTGGGTGTTGTCCATGGGCACGCCCACGCCCGCGCCCCGGGGGTAACGGATGACGGAGGGGCCCGGCATATTCAAGGCCGTCTTCAGCATGTGTTGAAGCTCGTTCTCGTCCTTGGGCGCCATGATCGTCAGGTGGGGCATCATGCGCGTGTAAGAAATGTCGTAGGCCCCGTGGTGCGTGGGGCCGTCGTCGCCCACCAGGCCGGCCCGGTCCAAGCAGAACACCACCGGCAGTTTTTGCAGGCAGACGTCGTGGATCATTTGGTCGTAGCCGCGTTGAAGGAAACTGGAATAAATGGCCACCACGGGCTTCACCCCCCCGCAGGCCAGACCGGCGGCGAAGGTCACCGCGTGCTGTTCGCCCAGTCCCACGTCGTAGAATCGCTTGGGCAGTTCTTTGCGGAACACATCCAACCCCGTGCCTTCGGGCATGGCGGCCGTGATGGCCACGATCTTGGTGTCTTCCTTGGCGAGCTTGACCAACGTCTCCCCGAACACCTGGGTGTAGGAGGGAGCCCCCGGGGTTCCTTTCATCATCTCGCCCGTTTCCGGATTGAAACGCGTGACCCCGTGGTACTTGATGGGCTCGGCTTCCGCCTTTTCGTAGCCGCGCCCCTTCTTCGTGACCACGTGCAACACGTGGGGGCCCTTCAATTGTTTCACGGCTTTCAACACTTCAATCAGTTGCGGGAGATCGTGCCCGTCCACGGGCCCGAGGTAACCGAACCCCATTTCCTCGAACAGCACCCCGGGGAACAGGAACACTTTCACGCGCTTGGCCAAACGCAGGAGGTACGCGCCGTAGTAACTCATCCGGGTCAAAAGTTTTTCCACTTTTTCCTCGGCCCGGCGGACCATGCCCAGGGTCGTCAGCTTCGCCAGGAACGCGCCGAAGGCGCCCACCCGGTGGGAAATGAACATCTGGTTGTCGTTCAGAATGACCAATATGTTGGTGGCCAACTGCCCGGCGTTCTGCAACCCCTCGAAGGCCATGCCCCCGGTGAGGGAGCCGTCGTTGACCAGCGCGATCACGTGGTGGTCCTGTTTCAAAACGTCCCGCGCCGCGGCGAACCCCACGGCCGCGGAAATCGCCGTCGAAGCGTGCCCCGCGCCGAAGTGGTCGTGCTCGGATTCGTTGCGCGTCAGGAACCCGGAGATCCCGCCGAACTGGCGCAGCGTGTGAAAGCGGTCGCGGCGGCCCGTCAGAAGCTTGTGGGGATAGGCCTGGTGCCCCGTGTCCCAAACCATCTTGTCCGTCGGGGAGTCGAACACGTAGTGCAACGCGATGGCGAGCTCCACCGTGCCCAACCCCGCGCCCAAATGCCCCCCGACCTGGGAGGTCACCTCGATGATTTTTTCCCGAACGTCTTTGGCCAGCTCGGGCAGCTTATCGAGAGGGATTTTTTTTATATCCGCCGGTCCGTTCACTTGGTCAAGAAGGGTCATGACGTGTCCTTTTCCTTTGCGCGGTCAACGATCGCGTTCGATGATGTAGTCGGCCAGGGCCGAGAGCGTTTCCGCTTTTTTTCCAAAAAGAGAAAGGGCGTCCTTCGCCCGGGCCACCGCGCGGGCGGCCCGGCGGCGGGATTCCTCCAGACCGTACACCGCCGGGAAGGTCAACTTGCCGTTGTCCCGGTCCGACCCGCGTTTGCCCAAAAGTTTTTTGTTGCCGACGATATCGAGAACGTCGTCGGCGATTTGAAAGGCCAAACCGATCTGTTCGCCGTAGGTCGCGAGGGCCCGCCGCTGTTTTGAGGTCCCCCCGGCCAAGACCGCCCCCGCGTCGAGGCTGGCCTTGATCAGGGCGCCGGTTTTCCGGCGGTGAATGAAATCCAAAACGCGGGCGCGGCCCCCCCCCCGCGTCGCCCCGTCGGCCGAGGCCAAATCCACCGCCTGCCCGCCCACCATGCCGAGGGAGCCCGCCGCCTCGGCCACGACGCGCACGACCTCCACCGCGCGGGCGGCCGAAACGCCCGGCACCCGGGCGTTTTCGGCCATCAACCGAAACGCGTGGGTCAATAAGGCGTCCCCGGCCAGGATGGCCA of the Elusimicrobiota bacterium genome contains:
- a CDS encoding 30S ribosomal protein S20, translated to MAKLKTGRHTSSLKEVRKANRRRWANVAAKTVTRDLTKQLRAAIAAKDAAQVKTLLPKAMSSWKKMGNRHTVHPANAARKIARLSVAARKVLSA
- the holA gene encoding DNA polymerase III subunit delta, whose amino-acid sequence is MAFKTDADAGALARGWDKGDFHRVYLFAGPDTLARDETFERLKTAFLGADGVMNLDLFDGNEADAGKILSAAATLPFFGGRRMVAVRRADGLGTADMNRLADGVDGLPASNCLVLLWDERPDQRTVLVQAVKGAGAVAVFWPPFENQLPQWVADRAGRFKKRMDRAAADALLDAVGPSLPDLYQEIGKLALYVKDRPAISVEDVGALRGERVSFQFMEWERALWRRDRKKSLGVLTAQKERGDSVEGLLPQVVRAVQKIWMAKALFLEKKGDDRAIFETLRVKSLDVQRDLRAAVSRWSWDELLGATDALVEADHVLKTGRSDPDADLTRLVLSLTKSELSD
- a CDS encoding LptE family protein; the protein is MKRSVGVWAVAAGWALAGCGEMAGYSGGANITLPPHIQRVSLRPFQNRTQFFGLEDKLRLRVEQEFIRDGRLPYVSTEATADGIVEGEIVNYIRQVTTYDAANQPLEYRLWVIMDVRFLDRVEKRILWEEKRLEGDYIYVVETQPAGLTEEEARERLWDLFARDIVKRTLEGFGSVTGASARKVPEKTIPAPDASSPVPAPPEETDVPSPPPY
- a CDS encoding leucine--tRNA ligase, which translates into the protein MTEPFDPKTIEPKWQRRWEESRAFRAAEDPAKPKLYILDMFPYPSAAGLHVGHPEGYTATDILSRLKRMQGFNVLHPMGWDAFGLPAENHAIATGQHPRAVTQANVANFRRQIKALGFSYDWDREIDTTDPAYYQWTQWIFLQLFKRGLAVEGVAPINFCPSCKTGLANEEVHQGACERCGTAVERRNLRQWILKITAYADRLLSDLAGLDWPESTLAMQRNWIGRSEGAEVKFTGASPTAAVGKAMTVFTTRPDTLFGATYMVLAPEHPDVDAFTTPDRKTAVDAYRQAARHKSDLERTDLAKDKTGVFTGGTVTNPVNGEKIPVWVADYVLISYGTGAIMAVPAHDQRDFEFARKFEIPIRVVVAPARAGPPLPETMKEAFDIEGVAVNSGAFDGLTTAEFRRKITAWLAERGAGRAAVNYRLRDWVFSRQRYWGEPIPIVHCARCGAVPVPEDQLPVRLPEVQKYEPTGTGESPLAAVESWVQTTCPTCGAAARRETNTMPQWAGSCWYYLRYLDPRNAQAAWSAAAERFWMGTTGVDLYVGGAEHAVLHLLYSRFWHKVLFDLGLVSTKEPFQKLRHQGMILSYSYRDALGAYHGYDEIDFAGAAPKLKATGEVLTELKEKMSKSKKNVISPDDVIGPHGADAMRLYEMFMGDFEAEKPWDMRTVEGVTRFLQKAWRALDAATAAGDPHARLRHRTIRAVTERVENFKFNTAISALMEYVNALAGGATAADRETLALLLCPFAPHLAEEMWERLGKKSLASLAPWPRHDPSLVTEDRVEIPVQINGKLKDRLTVAVNAPPAEVLAAARALPKIRESLQSQKVIKEIHVPGRMVSFVTAPINGNGGDK
- a CDS encoding TlyA family RNA methyltransferase; this translates as MEKIRLDQLLVQRGLAETGARAQALILAGKIRAPGVKKLKPGEKVATDQPLELIEDLPYVSRGGLKMRAALDAFGVDPKGRVCVDIGASTGGFTDCLLQAGAKKVLAVDVGHGQLHWKLRNDPRVVNREKCHALKLSRADVDAFAEGDRAGLVTVDVSFISLEKVLPALAALFDAGTEFIVLVKPQFEAGPKDAPKGVVRDPAVRERVRRETTARALAAGFAVRGDIDCPVLGPEGNREMLMRLVRQ
- a CDS encoding 1-deoxy-D-xylulose-5-phosphate synthase; translated protein: MTLLDQVNGPADIKKIPLDKLPELAKDVREKIIEVTSQVGGHLGAGLGTVELAIALHYVFDSPTDKMVWDTGHQAYPHKLLTGRRDRFHTLRQFGGISGFLTRNESEHDHFGAGHASTAISAAVGFAAARDVLKQDHHVIALVNDGSLTGGMAFEGLQNAGQLATNILVILNDNQMFISHRVGAFGAFLAKLTTLGMVRRAEEKVEKLLTRMSYYGAYLLRLAKRVKVFLFPGVLFEEMGFGYLGPVDGHDLPQLIEVLKAVKQLKGPHVLHVVTKKGRGYEKAEAEPIKYHGVTRFNPETGEMMKGTPGAPSYTQVFGETLVKLAKEDTKIVAITAAMPEGTGLDVFRKELPKRFYDVGLGEQHAVTFAAGLACGGVKPVVAIYSSFLQRGYDQMIHDVCLQKLPVVFCLDRAGLVGDDGPTHHGAYDISYTRMMPHLTIMAPKDENELQHMLKTALNMPGPSVIRYPRGAGVGVPMDNTQKLLPIGKGEVLREGADATLLAFGQPVQVCLEAAEQLGREGLRVGVVNARFAKPIDRDFILETARRSPLLITVEENTFIGGFGDAVREALEGDNVPVRTIALPDSFVEHGTQAKLRDKVGLSAAKIAERVKELHRQRLAVK
- a CDS encoding polyprenyl synthetase family protein → MRYSVFAGGKRLRPFLCLTAAEICGGRPESAMPTACALEVLHTYSLVHDDLPAMDDDDLRRGRPTNHKVFGEGMAILAGDALLTHAFRLMAENARVPGVSAARAVEVVRVVAEAAGSLGMVGGQAVDLASADGATRGGGRARVLDFIHRRKTGALIKASLDAGAVLAGGTSKQRRALATYGEQIGLAFQIADDVLDIVGNKKLLGKRGSDRDNGKLTFPAVYGLEESRRRAARAVARAKDALSLFGKKAETLSALADYIIERDR